A stretch of DNA from Tsuneonella amylolytica:
GAACTCGCCGGATGACATGCCCGAGAACGATCTCCTTATCCCGCGCCGGCGGATCGAACTCGACGATCCGTCTGCGGTAGCCGCGCCGCCGCGCGCGCCGTTCGTCGAGCTGGGGCTCGTCAGCAATTTCAGCTTCCTGCGCGGTGCTTCGGATGCGGTGGACATGGTGCTGACCGCCCATGCGCTGGGCTACGATGCGATCGGGATCGCCGACGCCAATTCCATGGCCGGCGTGGTGCGGGTCCATACCGAGGCAAAGACGCTGAAGATGCGGCCCGTGATCGGCTGCCGCATCGAGACGGTCGAGGGCCTTGCCTTCCTCGCCTATCCGACGGACCGTGCCGCCTATGGCCGTCTGTGCAGGCTCATCAGCGCAGGCCGCATGCGGACGCTCGATGGCGAATGGCAGGTCAAGGGAGCGTGCGACATCGACCTCGCCATGCTGGCCGGGCATGCCGAAGGGGTGCAACTGGTGCTCCTGCCGCCAGGCGACCTGTCGGCGCGGTTCGTCGTCCCGGCCTGGGCAAGCAACGTCGTCACGCTGGAGCGCGAGCAGGTCCAGGATGCGGTCGGCGGGCAATTCCTGCAACTTGTCGGGCACTTGTCGGCGGGTCTTCCCACGCTTCGTCACATTGCCGCAAGCTATCTCAACGCGGGCGACGACATCGCGCGGATCGATAGGCTCGATGCGCTGGCGAAGGAGCATGGCTTGGCCCTGCTCGCCACGAACGACGTGCACTACCACACACCCGAACGCCGCCCGTTGCAGGACGTGATGGTCGCGATCCGGCACAAGACCACGGTGGCCGAGGCCGGACACCTGCTGTTCGGCAATGCTGAACGGCACCTCAAGTCGCCGGCCGAGATGCAGGCTCTGTTCGCCCGCTGGCCGCACGCCATCGCCGCCGCGCGGGAGGTGGCCGACGCCTGCGATTTCTCGCTCGACGAACTGCAGTACGAGTATCCGCAGGAGATCTATCCCGACGGCATGACGCCGCAAGCCTTCCTCGAAACCGAGACGTGGAAAGGCGCGAAATGGCGTTATCCCGGGGGTTTACCGGATACGGTTGCTAATACGATCGAACGCGAACTCGTGCTTATCGGGAAGCTCGACCTTGCCCGATATTTCCTGACCATCAAGGACATCGTGGACTACGCGCGCGGGGTCGATCCCCCGATCCTGTGCCAGGGGCGCGGCTCGGCGGCGAACTCGGCGGTCTGCTATTGCCTCGGCATCACCAGCGTCGATCCCGCCAAGCATGCGCTGCTGTTCGACCGCTTCATCTCCGAAGAGCGCAAGGAGCCGCCCGACATCGACGTCGACTTCGAACACGAGCGGCGCGAAGAGGTGATCCAGCACATCTATCGCCAGTACGGGCGAGAGCGCGCGGGGCTGTGTGCCACCGTGATCCACTATCGCCCGCGCATGGCGATCCGCGAGGTCGGCAAGGCGATGGGTCTGTCGGAGGACGTGACCAGCGCGCTCGCCCGCACCGTGTGGGGCGGGTGGGGCAAGGAGATCGGCGAGGCCCATGTCGCCGAGACGGGCATGGACGTGACGGACCCCCACTTGAGGCGTGTTCTCAAGCTGACAGAGCAAATGATTGGGATGCCAAGGCATCTCAGCCAGCACGTGGGCGGGTTCATCCTTACCGATGGACCGCTGACCGAAACCGTGCCGATCGGCAACGGGGCGATGCCGGACCGCAGCTTCATCGAATGGGACAAGGACGATATCGAGGCGCTGGGCATCCTCAAGGTCGACGTGCTCGCGCTGGGCATGCTGACCTGCATCAGGAAATGCCTCGATCTGCTTGAAAATACGCACGAACGCACGCTCACGTTGGCGACCGTTCCGCGCGAGGATCCCGAAACCTATGCGATGCTACGCAAGGGGGATTCGCTCGGCGTATTCCAGGTGGAAAGCCGGGCGCAGATGAACATGCTGCCCCGCTTGCGCCCGCGCGAATTCTATGACCTCGTGATTCAGGTCGCCATCGTCCGCCCCGGGCCGATTCAGGGAGACATGGTGCACCCTTACCTGAAGCGGCGGCGCGGGGCGGAACAGGTGGTGATCCCGGCGCCTGCGCCCGAACACGGCCCGCCGGACGAACTCAGCAGCATCCTCGAACGGACGCTGGGCGTGCCGATCTTCCAGGAACAGGCGATGAAGATCGCGCTCGACGCGGCCAAGTTCTCCAGCGCCGAGGCGAACCGGCTGAGGAAGGCGATGGCGACCTTCCGCAGCCGCGGCATGGTCGACGAACTGCAGGACATGATGGTCGAACGGATGGTCCATCGCGGCTACGACCGCGAATTCAGCCAGCGCTGCTTCAACCAGATCCGCGGCTTCGGCGAGTACGGCTTCCCCGAAAGCCACGCGGCGAGCTTCGCGCACCTCGTCTACGTGTCGAGCTGGCTGAAATGCCATTTCCCCGCGGCGTTCGGATGCGCCCTGCTCAATTCGCAGCCGATGGGCTTCTACGCCCCGGCGCAGATCGTTCGCGACGCCGCGGAGCATGGCGTCACGGTGCTGCCCACCGACGTCAACGCGTCGGACTGGGATTGCACGCTCGAAGTCATGGGGGAAGCTCGCGGGCGGCAGGACAGCGCCGATACCGATCGCGGCCGCCTCGACCGTCATGTTGCGCTACGCCTCGGCCTGCGACAGATCGACGGCTTGCCGGCCCACGTAGCCGCACGGCTCCTGGCCGAGCGGGGGGAGCGCGGGGCCTTCGACAGCGTGTCCGCCCTTCGCGACCGTGCCGGACTGTCGCCCGCGCATATCGAGCGGCTCGCCAGCGCCGACGCCTTCCAGTCGATCCACCTTCCGCGGCGGCAGGCGCTGTGGGATGCGCGCAGCCTGGTGGGTGGGCCGGACCTGCCGCTGTTCGCCCACGTCGAAGCGCGCGACGAAGGCCGGGAAGCCCGACCTACCGCGCTTCCCCGGATGCCACTGTCCGAAGAAGTCGTCGCCGACTACCAGACCACCCGCCTCAGTCTGAAGGCTCACCCGATGGCCTTCCTGCGCGCCAGCCTCGCCGAACGCGGTTTCGTGCGCGCCTGCGACCTGCGCGCGCGCAAGTTCCGGTCCATGGTGCAGGTCGCCGGCGTGGTGCTGATCCGCCAGCGGCCCGGCAGCGCCAAGGGCGTATGCTTCATCACGCTGGAGGACGAGACAGGGGTCATCAACCTCGTCGTCTGGCCCGACCTCAAGGAGAAGCAGCGCAAGGTCGTGATGGGCAGCCGCCTGATGGAAGTGCGCGGCCGGGTCGAATACGACGACGAGGTGATCCACGTGATCGCGAGCCACATGACCGACGCGACGCACGAACTCCACCGCCTCAGCGACGATTTGCTGAAAGCCCCGATCGCGCGGGCGGATCATTGCAACAATCCGCTTCCCAGCAAGCTCAACCCCCGCGACGACCTGCGGACCGGGGCCGACGACCCTTACCAAAAACCGCCGGTGGAACCGTGGGAGCCGCCGCCCGCCAACAACCGCGAGTGCGGGTTCCACGGCCATCCTCGCGACACGCGCATCGTGCCGAAGCTGATGCCCCTGCCGCCGAGCCGCGACTTCCATTGACGACGTCTCGATCCGGGGCGGCGGGGAAGGGGCGAGTGCATTGAGGCACACAAGGTGGTACCGACGGCCCATGCGCATCCTGACCGCCGCCGCCGCCGTGCTCTCGCTGTCCGCCACCGCCGCGGCTGCCTACGATCCCATCGTTCTCGAACGTGGCTGGTGGAGGGTCGCCGCTTTCAAAGGCGGGGACTGCACGGGCGAAGTCGGGACCAACGGCAAGTACACCGTGATCTCCGCCCGGGGCCTCGTCCCGGGGGAGCGTGCCGTTCTCACCATATCCAACGGCGACATGAAGCCGATCGTCCGAGCTGTCCGTGCCGATGCGTACGGACGTTGGCAGGACTATTACATCCCCTTCCGCTACAATCGCGAAGGCGGGCTGGTTACGGCCACCGTTGCCGGAAGCAGCTGCGCCGTGCCGCTCGCTTTTGCGTGGACACCGGCGACGGGATGGGAAGAACCCGCACCCCTGCAGCCGCGCTGATTGCGCGTTCCGAGCTGCTGTCGTCCGCCTCGACCGCGTGATCGACCCCGAGCGCCTTGCCGCTTTCGCTGCGATGACCGCTGTCACCAGCCTGGTGCCGGGTCTGTCGATGCTGTTCGTCATGGCGCAGACCGTGGGGCGCGGATGGCGCGGCGGGGCGGCCGCGCTGGCAGGCATGCAGGTGGGGTACATCGTCTGGTGGGTTCTCGCCGCGCTGGGCCTCGGCACATTGGCGGCGGCGTTCCCGCTGGCCTTCACCGCTCTCGCAATCGGAGGGGCAGCCTACCTCGCCTGGCTCGGCATTGCGGCGCTGCGGCATGCGCTGGCGGCGGGACGGGACATCGCTGATGGAGCGCGAACGGCACGTCCTTCCAAGGCAGCGTTCCGCGACGGCATTCTCGTCGCGATCAGCAATCCCAAGTCGCTCGTCTACATGGTCGCGCTGCTTCCACCGTTCATCGACCCGGACGCGGCAATCGTGCCCCAGATCGGCGTCCTCGCCATCACGGGCCTCGCGATCGACGTCGGCGTCGGTGCTGCCTACATCGCGGCGGGCAACAGGCTGGCCGGACGGATGCACGAACCCCGCATCCGCCGCCGTGTCGACATTGCCGTCGGTGCGACCTACTTGTTGATCGCCGTGGGAATTCTTGCCGACATGTTGCTGCGATGAGCCGCCGGCTCCCTCGCATGCGATTTTCGCCGTTCGACAACCTTGCCTTGCTCGCGCTGGTAGCCGCGGCGGTGCTGCTGGCCGGGAAGGGCTGGCTCGATGCGCATCCCGAGAGCAATCCGTGGGCCCCGCTCGATCTGCGCGATCCGCCGGGATGGGCGACCGCGCGCAAGATTGCCGACTTGCGTGGCAACCCGGCGGAATGTCGCGCGGTGCTGGAGCGCAGCGACGTCGCATTCCGTGCCCTCGATCCAGCCGGCGAAGGAGCATGCGCGCGGCCCGACCGGACGGTTCTCAGCGACTATCCGCTCGCTCCCGGTCGGCCGCCGACGACCTGCGTGGTCGCGGCGGGGCTGGAGTTGTGGCTGGACCGCTCGGTCCGGCCGGCGGCGGAGGAACTGGGGTCGCCCGTCGCCCGCATCGAGCACTACGGTGCTTATTCCTGCCGGCGTCTGTACGGTCGCGACAGCGGCCCTTGGAGCGAGCACGCGACCGGGAACGCCATCGACATCGCCGGCTTCGTCCTCGAGGACGGGCGGCGCGTGTCGGTGCTGCGGGATTGGGAGGGCGACGATGCCGAAGCGATCTTCCTTCGCCGTGTACGCGACGGCGCCTGCCAGTCGTTCGGCACCGTCCTCAGCCCTGACTACAACGCCGCGCACCGCGACCACTTGCATCTCGACCAGCAGGCGCGGGGTTTCGGCGGCGTCTGTCGCTAGCTAGCCATCCGCGAGAAGGCGCTCGAACGATTCGCGCGCAGCACGTGACTCGGGACACATCTCGCCGGTTTCGCGGCAGTGCGCTTCCATCGCCTCCACGCCCTTCCTTTGTTCCTGCACGAAGAACGGATCGCGGCGGACCCTGGGCGAGAACACCGCCCGGCGGTCGCGTTCGATCCGGTCAGTGTCGCGCAAATCCGGGGCAGCTGCCTCGCGGCCGATGAATTGCGCGATGCCCAGGCCGGCGGCGAAGGCGAGGACGAGCAGCGCCACGAGGGCGAGCGGGTTTACGCGCACGACATCCCGGCCGAGCAAACCTGCGCGATCATCCTTCCAGCGAATAACCGGCGCTGCGGACGGTGCGGATCGGGTCCTTCGCTCCGTCGATCGCGATCGCCTGGCGCAGGCGGCGAATGTGGACGTCGACCGTGCGCAGCTCGATCTCGCTTTCGGTGCCCCACACGCCGTCGAGCAACTGGCCGCGGCTGAACACCCGGCCCGGGCTTTCCATCAGGAACTTCAGGAGGCGGTACTCGGTGGGGCCAAGGTGCAGGGCCTGTCCACGCCGGGTGACGCGGTGGGCCACCGGGTCGAGCGACAGTTCGCCGACCGCGATGCTTTCGCCGGCGAGCGCGGGGCGAATTCGGCGCAAGACGGCGGCGACGCGGGCGAGGAGCTCGCGCGGAGAGAACGGTTTGGTCAGGTAGTCGTCGGCGCCGGTTTCCAGCCCGCGGATCTTGTCGTCCTCGGTCTCGCGCGCGGTGAGCATGATGATCGGCACGTGCGCCGTCGATTTGTCCCGGCGCAGGCGGCGGCAGACTTCAATTCCGCTCGTGCCTTCGATCATCCAGTCGAGGATGATGACGTCGGGCAGCTCTTCTGCGGCCAGGAGCAGCGCCTCGTCGCCGTCGGACGTGGCGCGAACCGCGTAGCCCTCGTTGGCGAACCGGTATTCGAGCAGCTCTGCGAGCGCGGGATCGTCTTCGACGAGAAGGAGCTTTGCGGCGGTCATCGAGCGTTACCAGACACCCGGAATGTTACGCTTTCACGACCACAATGCGTCGCCCTTACCGTCAATCGTCGACATCGGCCGGATACGAACCGGTGGCGGCAAAGTAGACCATTTCGGCGACGTTGGTCGCATGGTCGCCGATGCGTTCGATGTTGCGGGCAACGAACAGCAACTGCGCGGCAGAGCTGATGGTCGAGGGGTTCTCGACCATGTGGCTCACGAGATTGCGAAAGATCGATTCGTAGAAGTTGTCGACCTTGGCGTCGGCGGCGATGACTTCGCGGGCGAGGTCCGCATCGCGAGCGGCGTAGGCGGTCAGGACGTCGTGGACCATCTCGGCGGCAAGCTCACCCATTGCGGGGACCAGCGTGAGGGGGCCGAACTTCTTGCGGTCCTCGATCTTGCGCGCAGCCTTGGCGATGGCCTTCGAGTAGTCGCCGATGCGCTCGACCACACCGGCGATCTTCAGCGCGGCGATCACTTCGCGCAGGTCGTCGGCCATGGGCGCACGCAGCGCGATGATGCGCACCGCCAGCTTGTCCACTTCCGATTCGATCGCGTCGATCTTCTTGTCGTCGGCCACGATCCGGTCGGCCAGCGCGTCGTCGCCGGTTACGAGCGCGTCCATTGCGTTCTGGACCGCGAGCTCCGCCATGCCGCCCATCTCGGCGATGAGACCGCGCAGCCGGGTGATGTCCTCGTCGAATGCCTTGACCGTATGTTCCATGTGCCTGTCGTCCCTCAGCCGTAGCGGCCGGTGATGTAATCCTTTGTCCGGGTTTCGAACGGATTGGTGAAGATGTCCGACGTCCGCCCGTATTCCACCATGTCGCCAAGGTGAAAGAACGCGGTCCGCTGGCTGACCCGCGCGGCCTGCTGCATCGAGTGGGTGACGATGACGATCGCGTAGTTGCCGCGCAGTTCGT
This window harbors:
- a CDS encoding error-prone DNA polymerase, which codes for MPENDLLIPRRRIELDDPSAVAAPPRAPFVELGLVSNFSFLRGASDAVDMVLTAHALGYDAIGIADANSMAGVVRVHTEAKTLKMRPVIGCRIETVEGLAFLAYPTDRAAYGRLCRLISAGRMRTLDGEWQVKGACDIDLAMLAGHAEGVQLVLLPPGDLSARFVVPAWASNVVTLEREQVQDAVGGQFLQLVGHLSAGLPTLRHIAASYLNAGDDIARIDRLDALAKEHGLALLATNDVHYHTPERRPLQDVMVAIRHKTTVAEAGHLLFGNAERHLKSPAEMQALFARWPHAIAAAREVADACDFSLDELQYEYPQEIYPDGMTPQAFLETETWKGAKWRYPGGLPDTVANTIERELVLIGKLDLARYFLTIKDIVDYARGVDPPILCQGRGSAANSAVCYCLGITSVDPAKHALLFDRFISEERKEPPDIDVDFEHERREEVIQHIYRQYGRERAGLCATVIHYRPRMAIREVGKAMGLSEDVTSALARTVWGGWGKEIGEAHVAETGMDVTDPHLRRVLKLTEQMIGMPRHLSQHVGGFILTDGPLTETVPIGNGAMPDRSFIEWDKDDIEALGILKVDVLALGMLTCIRKCLDLLENTHERTLTLATVPREDPETYAMLRKGDSLGVFQVESRAQMNMLPRLRPREFYDLVIQVAIVRPGPIQGDMVHPYLKRRRGAEQVVIPAPAPEHGPPDELSSILERTLGVPIFQEQAMKIALDAAKFSSAEANRLRKAMATFRSRGMVDELQDMMVERMVHRGYDREFSQRCFNQIRGFGEYGFPESHAASFAHLVYVSSWLKCHFPAAFGCALLNSQPMGFYAPAQIVRDAAEHGVTVLPTDVNASDWDCTLEVMGEARGRQDSADTDRGRLDRHVALRLGLRQIDGLPAHVAARLLAERGERGAFDSVSALRDRAGLSPAHIERLASADAFQSIHLPRRQALWDARSLVGGPDLPLFAHVEARDEGREARPTALPRMPLSEEVVADYQTTRLSLKAHPMAFLRASLAERGFVRACDLRARKFRSMVQVAGVVLIRQRPGSAKGVCFITLEDETGVINLVVWPDLKEKQRKVVMGSRLMEVRGRVEYDDEVIHVIASHMTDATHELHRLSDDLLKAPIARADHCNNPLPSKLNPRDDLRTGADDPYQKPPVEPWEPPPANNRECGFHGHPRDTRIVPKLMPLPPSRDFH
- a CDS encoding LysE family translocator translates to MIDPERLAAFAAMTAVTSLVPGLSMLFVMAQTVGRGWRGGAAALAGMQVGYIVWWVLAALGLGTLAAAFPLAFTALAIGGAAYLAWLGIAALRHALAAGRDIADGARTARPSKAAFRDGILVAISNPKSLVYMVALLPPFIDPDAAIVPQIGVLAITGLAIDVGVGAAYIAAGNRLAGRMHEPRIRRRVDIAVGATYLLIAVGILADMLLR
- a CDS encoding extensin-like domain-containing protein, producing MRFSPFDNLALLALVAAAVLLAGKGWLDAHPESNPWAPLDLRDPPGWATARKIADLRGNPAECRAVLERSDVAFRALDPAGEGACARPDRTVLSDYPLAPGRPPTTCVVAAGLELWLDRSVRPAAEELGSPVARIEHYGAYSCRRLYGRDSGPWSEHATGNAIDIAGFVLEDGRRVSVLRDWEGDDAEAIFLRRVRDGACQSFGTVLSPDYNAAHRDHLHLDQQARGFGGVCR
- the phoB gene encoding phosphate regulon transcriptional regulator PhoB; protein product: MTAAKLLLVEDDPALAELLEYRFANEGYAVRATSDGDEALLLAAEELPDVIILDWMIEGTSGIEVCRRLRRDKSTAHVPIIMLTARETEDDKIRGLETGADDYLTKPFSPRELLARVAAVLRRIRPALAGESIAVGELSLDPVAHRVTRRGQALHLGPTEYRLLKFLMESPGRVFSRGQLLDGVWGTESEIELRTVDVHIRRLRQAIAIDGAKDPIRTVRSAGYSLEG
- the phoU gene encoding phosphate signaling complex protein PhoU — protein: MEHTVKAFDEDITRLRGLIAEMGGMAELAVQNAMDALVTGDDALADRIVADDKKIDAIESEVDKLAVRIIALRAPMADDLREVIAALKIAGVVERIGDYSKAIAKAARKIEDRKKFGPLTLVPAMGELAAEMVHDVLTAYAARDADLAREVIAADAKVDNFYESIFRNLVSHMVENPSTISSAAQLLFVARNIERIGDHATNVAEMVYFAATGSYPADVDD